In Solenopsis invicta isolate M01_SB chromosome 13, UNIL_Sinv_3.0, whole genome shotgun sequence, one DNA window encodes the following:
- the LOC105206995 gene encoding serine/threonine-protein kinase 11-interacting protein isoform X5 — MSHSQDIINMPEIIELVKLLRQNGDEILSASSKLSLSTKLLHSLNEAFSLIISESEDLDSSFHVCNSSKVDIFRDVKFLHDFVQKTIGLKVTHYSSDVKVTIDISKFRHLKYLELKQVPIELLKGLQSVRGQLESIVCAGRKGVSTIYQLLAACGGDAGVGFVWASLRHLVLPHNALKCLDESLELAPWLQILDLSHNMITDAKEISCLSNLRYVNLGYNKLVQVPMFNKAVLHSLQVLVLKNNYIDNLIGLQGLECLTELDLSFNCLTEHLVFWPLRRMSTLLWLSLEGNPLSYHPKHRILTIKYLHPSLSDSKFVLDHLPFSNSEKTLVAENRIFEISMNQSTSLTSSMSIYADSHEIDEDVLNCRTIALPENLEKNVTRSKKKPNVKEAIINEIDQERGEFNKLPDVVASSHLESSKDYLETKKRILDLREKFGENNWLSSRAGTFVQDIMGLHSASQFPESQITKIQTLADVNTATSLHNTLIYTMDNGKSNETETQEIVEYAENDKEISQNEVSDNLPEIYAAPMIVYDPNEEAGDLYIVQKRKNEGELENVFLVITSEDIKERDAITGKIKFCWSTNSLLSCVLGRSDPPTVDIIFDTTRKDRENRRYFAQPEDAKKIVKTINERIEMRPILLKVFKCMKCSTQFSQDPELCVTLAVKSMTGAKHLKCPTCDSSLVIEIETSSNVDNQIVKNQLTENSMKLNLAHSESFSSIGSATSLEESRESTPSTNVLTKKYESDIEILSNPSQSSIEVLDETLKTNVTPSRKRSTEEKRTAIAPSLITIPDATPVMTGLTESSSSGSLTDSICTAYENKMVKSNIDAKSHSSDGEKETAFAPMTNLTSMLGDLLQSIKIGSKTLKGEEASNFFGSNVQYSYSDFSSIDHRIKLHIILNVFEHENEELVLLLKAEILMHSMQETFSGCLVLSTSKVYVLRIDGPEGEDPQRWLHKEVSWTTDRLRSFVPLPFKQGVLIELQQPGKTVEEHLAITLLCILQDFQRTSNFLFYITDLQLPASCEVEFTIPERYSILMHNVLTNTANYQNGDIVRLLAMFSSAILKYQNVTTKLKLSGLILTDAMLVILKDNVQWLIPSSDQVPLIAREQAMSNLIGIEHYDTWLTLNFLDEIAGLEESWTLEFVSSGAVEAVISSIQSPWEELFSIPLQITTRVMQDNAEKT, encoded by the exons ATGAGCCACTCGcaagatataattaatatgccAGAAATAATAGAGCTTGTGAAACTTCTTCGTCAAAATGGTGACGAGATCTTGAGCGCCTCTAGCAAGCTTTCCTTATCGACAAAACTGCTGCATAGTCTCAATGAGGCATTCTCGCTGATTATATCAGAATCCGAAGATTTGGATTCTTCGTTTCACGTGTGCAACAGCTCTAAGGTGGATATATTTCGTGATGTAAAGTTCCTGCATGATTTTGTGCAGAAGACTATAGGTTTGAAAGTGACGCATTATTCTTCCGATGTCAAAGTTACCATTGACATCTCCAAGTTTAGACATTTAAAGTATTTGGAGCTGAAACAGGTACCTATCGAATTATTAAAGGGTTTACAGAGTGTCAGAGGTCAGTTGGAAAGTATTGTGTGCGCTGGTAGGAAAGGAGTTTCTACAATTTATCAATTGCTAG cTGCTTGTGGAGGTGATGCTGGAGTCGGTTTTGTATGGGCGTCCTTGAGACACTTGGTATTGCCTCATAATGCTCTCAAATGCTTGGATGAATCGTTAGAATTGGCACCTTGGCTCCAAATATTGGATCTAAGTCATAATATGATAACTGATGCTAAGGAAATATCTTGTTTATCAAACTTGAGATATGTGAATCTGGGTTACAATAAATTGGTACAAGTACCTATGTTCAACAAGGCAGTGTTGCATTCATTACAAGTATTGGTgttgaaaaacaattatattgacAATTTAATTG GTCTTCAAGGCTTAGAATGTCTGACAGAATTAGACTTATCGTTTAACTGTTTAACGGAACATTTGGTCTTCTGGCCATTACGAAGAATGTCTACCCTATTGTGGTTATCCTTGGAAGGAAATCCTTTATCGTATCATCCGAAACATCGTATTCTGACCATAAAATATTTGCATCCGAGCTTATCGGATAGCAAG TTTGTTTTAGATCATCTGCCGTTTTCAAATTCGGAAAAAACGCTCGTCGCAGAAAATCGGATCTTTGAAATATCCATGAATCAATCGACATCTCTGACCAGCTCGATGTCCATATATGCTGATTCACATGAAATTGACGAGGACGTATTGAATTGTCGAACAATAGCGTTACCTGAGAACCTAGAAAAGAATGTAACGAGGAGTAAAAAGAAGCCAAACGTTAAAGAAGCGATCATTAACGAGATTGATCAAGAGAGAGGGGAATTTAATAAACTACCCGACGTGGTAGCATCTTCTCACTTAG agTCATCAAAGGATTATTTAGAGACGAAGAAACGCATCTTGGACTTACGAGAAAAATTTGGCGAGAATAATTGGTTAAGCAGTCGTGCAGGAACTTTCGTCCAGGACATAATGGGTCTTCATTCTGCTTCACAATTTCCAGAATCGCAAATAACTAAAATACAGACTTTGGCTGATGTCAATACAGCAACGTCTCTTCACAATACTCTAATTTACACAATGGATAACGGAAAATCTAACGAGACCGAGACACAAGAAATCGTAGAATACGCGGAAAACGATAAAGAGATTTCTCAGAATGAGGTTTCGGACAATCTTCCAGAGATATACGCTGCTCCTATGATCGTATATGATCCTAATGAAG AGGCTGGAGATTTATATATcgttcaaaaaagaaaaaatgaaggtgaactGGAGAATGTTTTTCTGGTGATAACCTCCGA agatattaaagaaagagATGCGATtactggaaaaataaaattttgttggtCGACAAATTCTCTATTGTCTTGCGTCTTAGGCAGAAGTGATCCACCCACAGTTGACATTATTTTTGACACTACTAGGAAAGATAGAGAGAACAGGCGATATTTTGCGCAACCAGAAGATGCAAAG aaaattgtgaAAACAATTAACGAACGAATAGAGATGCGGCCGATATTGCTGAAGGTTTTCAAATGCATGAAATGCTCGACACAATTCTCGCAAGATCCGGAATTATGCGTGACACTTGCTGTTAAATCGATGACAG gTGCGAAACATCTCAAGTGCCCTACTTGCGACAGCAGCTTAGTCATTGAAATAGAAACTTCATCTAACGTAGATAATCAGATTGTAAAAAATCAGCTAACAGAGAATTCAATGAAACTCAACCTGGCGCATTCCGAGTCATTCTCCAGTATCG GTTCAGCGACGAGTTTAGAAGAGTCGAGGGAGTCAACACCGTCTACAAATGTCTTGACGAAGAAATATGAGAGTGACATAGAAATACTCAGTAATCCAAGTCAGAGCAGTATCGAAGTTTTAGATGAAACGTTAAA GACAAATGTCACACCAAGTCGAAAACGTTCAACGGAGGAAAAGCGTACCGCGATCGCCCCTTCCTTAATAACAATACCAGATGCAACGCCAGTCATGACAGGCCTGACGGAAAGTAGCTCTTCGG GCTCGTTAACGGACAGCATATGCACAgcatatgaaaataaaatggtTAAATCGAACATTGATGCAAAATCTCATAGCAGCGATGGCGAAAAAGAAACTGCGTTTGCTCCCATGACGAATTTAACATCGATGTTAGGAg aCTTGCTACAAAGCATCAAGATTGGCAGCAAAACCTTGAAGGGTGAAGAGGCGTCAAACTTTTTTGGCAGTAACGTACAATATTCCTACAGTGATTTTAGCAGTATAGATCACAGAATCAAACTGCATATCATTCTAAACGTATTCGAGCACGAAAACGAAGAGCTCGTGCTTCTTCTCAAG GCAGAGATTTTGATGCATTCTATGCAAGAGACATTTTCTGGATGTTTAGTATTATCTACGTCCAAGGTTTATGTTCTCAGAATCGACGGGCCGGAAGG GGAGGATCCACAGCGTTGGCTTCACAAGGAAGTTAGTTGGACGACGGACAGATTGCGATCTTTCGTGCCGCTACCATTTAAACAGGGTGTTTTGATCGAATTACAACAGCCTGGTAAAACCGTTGAGGAACATCTCGCCATCACTCTGCTCTGTATTCTGCAAGATTTTCAAAGAacgtcaaattttttattttatattacag ATTTGCAGTTGCCTGCAAGCTGCGAAGTGGAATTCACTATTCCAGAACGTTATAGCATTTTAATGCACAACGTACTGACAAATACGGCCAATTATCAGAACGGGGACATCGTAAGATTACTGGCAATGTTTTCCTCCGCAATCttgaaatatcaaaatgtcactACTAAACTGAAACTGTCCGGATTGATACTGACGGATGCAATGCTAGTGATATTAAAGGACAATGTTCAGTGGCTTATACCAAGCAGTGATCAAGTACCTTTGATTGCTAGAGAACAAGCGATGAGCAATTTGATTGGGATA gAACATTATGACACTTGGTTGACTTTGAATTTCTTAGACGAGATTGCGGGTCTCGAGGAAAGCTGGACTTTGGAATTTGTTTCTTCGGGTGCTGTCGAGGCTGTAATTAGTTCTATTCAGTCTCCGTGGgaagaattattttcaatacCTCTGCAAATAACTACACGCGTAATGCAGGATAATGCCGAGAAAACTTAA
- the LOC105206995 gene encoding serine/threonine-protein kinase 11-interacting protein isoform X3, whose translation MSHSQDIINMPEIIELVKLLRQNGDEILSASSKLSLSTKLLHSLNEAFSLIISESEDLDSSFHVCNSSKVDIFRDVKFLHDFVQKTIGLKVTHYSSDVKVTIDISKFRHLKYLELKQVPIELLKGLQSVRGQLESIVCAGRKGVSTIYQLLAACGGDAGVGFVWASLRHLVLPHNALKCLDESLELAPWLQILDLSHNMITDAKEISCLSNLRYVNLGYNKLVQVPMFNKAVLHSLQVLVLKNNYIDNLIGLQGLECLTELDLSFNCLTEHLVFWPLRRMSTLLWLSLEGNPLSYHPKHRILTIKYLHPSLSDSKFVLDHLPFSNSEKTLVAENRIFEISMNQSTSLTSSMSIYADSHEIDEDVLNCRTIALPENLEKNVTRSKKKPNVKEAIINEIDQERGEFNKLPDVVASSHLESSKDYLETKKRILDLREKFGENNWLSSRAGTFVQDIMGLHSASQFPESQITKIQTLADVNTATSLHNTLIYTMDNGKSNETETQEIVEYAENDKEISQNEVSDNLPEIYAAPMIVYDPNEEAGDLYIVQKRKNEGELENVFLVITSEDIKERDAITGKIKFCWSTNSLLSCVLGRSDPPTVDIIFDTTRKDRENRRYFAQPEDAKKIVKTINERIEMRPILLKVFKCMKCSTQFSQDPELCVTLAVKSMTGAKHLKCPTCDSSLVIEIETSSNVDNQIVKNQLTENSMKLNLAHSESFSSIGSATSLEESRESTPSTNVLTKKYESDIEILSNPSQSSIEVLDETLKTNVTPSRKRSTEEKRTAIAPSLITIPDATPVMTGLTESSSSGKLNLTIWKRKKYVLRIFIMCYTYFIGSLTDSICTAYENKMVKSNIDAKSHSSDGEKETAFAPMTNLTSMLGDLLQSIKIGSKTLKGEEASNFFGSNVQYSYSDFSSIDHRIKLHIILNVFEHENEELVLLLKAEILMHSMQETFSGCLVLSTSKVYVLRIDGPEGEDPQRWLHKEVSWTTDRLRSFVPLPFKQGVLIELQQPGKTVEEHLAITLLCILQDFQRTSNFLFYITDLQLPASCEVEFTIPERYSILMHNVLTNTANYQNGDIVRLLAMFSSAILKYQNVTTKLKLSGLILTDAMLVILKDNVQWLIPSSDQVPLIAREQAMSNLIGIEHYDTWLTLNFLDEIAGLEESWTLEFVSSGAVEAVISSIQSPWEELFSIPLQITTRVMQDNAEKT comes from the exons ATGAGCCACTCGcaagatataattaatatgccAGAAATAATAGAGCTTGTGAAACTTCTTCGTCAAAATGGTGACGAGATCTTGAGCGCCTCTAGCAAGCTTTCCTTATCGACAAAACTGCTGCATAGTCTCAATGAGGCATTCTCGCTGATTATATCAGAATCCGAAGATTTGGATTCTTCGTTTCACGTGTGCAACAGCTCTAAGGTGGATATATTTCGTGATGTAAAGTTCCTGCATGATTTTGTGCAGAAGACTATAGGTTTGAAAGTGACGCATTATTCTTCCGATGTCAAAGTTACCATTGACATCTCCAAGTTTAGACATTTAAAGTATTTGGAGCTGAAACAGGTACCTATCGAATTATTAAAGGGTTTACAGAGTGTCAGAGGTCAGTTGGAAAGTATTGTGTGCGCTGGTAGGAAAGGAGTTTCTACAATTTATCAATTGCTAG cTGCTTGTGGAGGTGATGCTGGAGTCGGTTTTGTATGGGCGTCCTTGAGACACTTGGTATTGCCTCATAATGCTCTCAAATGCTTGGATGAATCGTTAGAATTGGCACCTTGGCTCCAAATATTGGATCTAAGTCATAATATGATAACTGATGCTAAGGAAATATCTTGTTTATCAAACTTGAGATATGTGAATCTGGGTTACAATAAATTGGTACAAGTACCTATGTTCAACAAGGCAGTGTTGCATTCATTACAAGTATTGGTgttgaaaaacaattatattgacAATTTAATTG GTCTTCAAGGCTTAGAATGTCTGACAGAATTAGACTTATCGTTTAACTGTTTAACGGAACATTTGGTCTTCTGGCCATTACGAAGAATGTCTACCCTATTGTGGTTATCCTTGGAAGGAAATCCTTTATCGTATCATCCGAAACATCGTATTCTGACCATAAAATATTTGCATCCGAGCTTATCGGATAGCAAG TTTGTTTTAGATCATCTGCCGTTTTCAAATTCGGAAAAAACGCTCGTCGCAGAAAATCGGATCTTTGAAATATCCATGAATCAATCGACATCTCTGACCAGCTCGATGTCCATATATGCTGATTCACATGAAATTGACGAGGACGTATTGAATTGTCGAACAATAGCGTTACCTGAGAACCTAGAAAAGAATGTAACGAGGAGTAAAAAGAAGCCAAACGTTAAAGAAGCGATCATTAACGAGATTGATCAAGAGAGAGGGGAATTTAATAAACTACCCGACGTGGTAGCATCTTCTCACTTAG agTCATCAAAGGATTATTTAGAGACGAAGAAACGCATCTTGGACTTACGAGAAAAATTTGGCGAGAATAATTGGTTAAGCAGTCGTGCAGGAACTTTCGTCCAGGACATAATGGGTCTTCATTCTGCTTCACAATTTCCAGAATCGCAAATAACTAAAATACAGACTTTGGCTGATGTCAATACAGCAACGTCTCTTCACAATACTCTAATTTACACAATGGATAACGGAAAATCTAACGAGACCGAGACACAAGAAATCGTAGAATACGCGGAAAACGATAAAGAGATTTCTCAGAATGAGGTTTCGGACAATCTTCCAGAGATATACGCTGCTCCTATGATCGTATATGATCCTAATGAAG AGGCTGGAGATTTATATATcgttcaaaaaagaaaaaatgaaggtgaactGGAGAATGTTTTTCTGGTGATAACCTCCGA agatattaaagaaagagATGCGATtactggaaaaataaaattttgttggtCGACAAATTCTCTATTGTCTTGCGTCTTAGGCAGAAGTGATCCACCCACAGTTGACATTATTTTTGACACTACTAGGAAAGATAGAGAGAACAGGCGATATTTTGCGCAACCAGAAGATGCAAAG aaaattgtgaAAACAATTAACGAACGAATAGAGATGCGGCCGATATTGCTGAAGGTTTTCAAATGCATGAAATGCTCGACACAATTCTCGCAAGATCCGGAATTATGCGTGACACTTGCTGTTAAATCGATGACAG gTGCGAAACATCTCAAGTGCCCTACTTGCGACAGCAGCTTAGTCATTGAAATAGAAACTTCATCTAACGTAGATAATCAGATTGTAAAAAATCAGCTAACAGAGAATTCAATGAAACTCAACCTGGCGCATTCCGAGTCATTCTCCAGTATCG GTTCAGCGACGAGTTTAGAAGAGTCGAGGGAGTCAACACCGTCTACAAATGTCTTGACGAAGAAATATGAGAGTGACATAGAAATACTCAGTAATCCAAGTCAGAGCAGTATCGAAGTTTTAGATGAAACGTTAAA GACAAATGTCACACCAAGTCGAAAACGTTCAACGGAGGAAAAGCGTACCGCGATCGCCCCTTCCTTAATAACAATACCAGATGCAACGCCAGTCATGACAGGCCTGACGGAAAGTAGCTCTTCGG GGAAATTAAACTTGACTAtctggaaaagaaaaaaatatgtactaaGGATTTTTATAATGtgttacacttactttattg GCTCGTTAACGGACAGCATATGCACAgcatatgaaaataaaatggtTAAATCGAACATTGATGCAAAATCTCATAGCAGCGATGGCGAAAAAGAAACTGCGTTTGCTCCCATGACGAATTTAACATCGATGTTAGGAg aCTTGCTACAAAGCATCAAGATTGGCAGCAAAACCTTGAAGGGTGAAGAGGCGTCAAACTTTTTTGGCAGTAACGTACAATATTCCTACAGTGATTTTAGCAGTATAGATCACAGAATCAAACTGCATATCATTCTAAACGTATTCGAGCACGAAAACGAAGAGCTCGTGCTTCTTCTCAAG GCAGAGATTTTGATGCATTCTATGCAAGAGACATTTTCTGGATGTTTAGTATTATCTACGTCCAAGGTTTATGTTCTCAGAATCGACGGGCCGGAAGG GGAGGATCCACAGCGTTGGCTTCACAAGGAAGTTAGTTGGACGACGGACAGATTGCGATCTTTCGTGCCGCTACCATTTAAACAGGGTGTTTTGATCGAATTACAACAGCCTGGTAAAACCGTTGAGGAACATCTCGCCATCACTCTGCTCTGTATTCTGCAAGATTTTCAAAGAacgtcaaattttttattttatattacag ATTTGCAGTTGCCTGCAAGCTGCGAAGTGGAATTCACTATTCCAGAACGTTATAGCATTTTAATGCACAACGTACTGACAAATACGGCCAATTATCAGAACGGGGACATCGTAAGATTACTGGCAATGTTTTCCTCCGCAATCttgaaatatcaaaatgtcactACTAAACTGAAACTGTCCGGATTGATACTGACGGATGCAATGCTAGTGATATTAAAGGACAATGTTCAGTGGCTTATACCAAGCAGTGATCAAGTACCTTTGATTGCTAGAGAACAAGCGATGAGCAATTTGATTGGGATA gAACATTATGACACTTGGTTGACTTTGAATTTCTTAGACGAGATTGCGGGTCTCGAGGAAAGCTGGACTTTGGAATTTGTTTCTTCGGGTGCTGTCGAGGCTGTAATTAGTTCTATTCAGTCTCCGTGGgaagaattattttcaatacCTCTGCAAATAACTACACGCGTAATGCAGGATAATGCCGAGAAAACTTAA